The Osmia bicornis bicornis chromosome 12, iOsmBic2.1, whole genome shotgun sequence genome includes a region encoding these proteins:
- the LOC114871753 gene encoding protein outspread isoform X2 yields the protein MSGGTAGVRGTGAECRKFAPNIFNKSKCSSCFKQKEEHSAEALECNRATRKISKCGYLFVAPGWDFSNPLNRTKRWQRRWFVLYDDGELTYSVDEHPETVPQARIDMTRVLEVAAAEDITGHPYSLAITSPEGVTFVKGTCREETRWWADVLQVYSRNKGRHKRNATFPGGQTTILQVTPTIRSNTPNPPRPRFNSCRSEPRSNTWIPESSVSTDLCPSVFSSTPSLVTNSVVTTVSSGNMSNGASTESNNDRRANNSSPLRTSAPLENGGSSYLSSVSSTSPMNGNVASTVYSATSTANISTTTTNSSSLTEKPPIVPNEGRSSYRDQPASSASPPTRDKLRAEDKARRRMNQHGERTSIGSGTACSSEKLDDDACRRILLEHEREREGKLRDIAASLTQPRARRIKPRTSEPTRDVVDAANAAYQDKFIRGDPDGCGLDISGIRYSPTSELRVDLPAEDLLNIKKGWLMKQALSKEWNKHWFVLRGCGLMYYRDPCAEDKGIMDGVIDLNTVTAVTPLQVARNYGFQTVAWDDRGSTVLSAVTAGIRDSWMTAIRRAANLPDPDSNVDSLTVCQDSQQDNTPQSPTASITDRERDSVVPSTSVTPRSVLFSSDEEYRTASEGGRRESGDWSEVAVSPPLVRNGDWANGLKSSSWSDSANHEWSELPPSPPLTRTALSRVKARSRSSSRSRVYKRSRSSPPSSRRSTLDSVRSEDLMMACCELGEDEEQSNGHLQSNSCLSSGNENPLIVELLENQVSLLRGQLDQNESHPSTLLVIIERQENEIESLKSQLNAARADVANAEKELSRLRQQKAEASIREKQVEELLGTIQRTEQQRNKDMDDLEKMKKIYNRDKEVLECKLLETEAILRETSERCEMLTKELASSHRTVEHLQTEIASLSNRLSQGIEENDRLYTKVRELEEKGGLSASRERGRSFDSLSDLTNIELDLDLNSLDKERIMEEYEELRSRFEKAIQEIRAMRKELREAHAMQDALELEIFAHKQDAISVNETNQAQMQLMAARIQDLTNKLAASEKQVRTLKQKLTKAESRDKRRSLSLKGRESFQISQEMEDKLVDLENKICAIERGKSIVGTPVSTGSSSKESSPNPKKEKRRDTKNLDRSRLRRKSLDSATSSEPMKVLIRLSTLETKVANVTENMASDAEKDSSECSEVSGSSTSEVSLEIIARLRKLERVVSKSKRRLEKCLGSTQAEDKAEKCLREVNDILDSCLECKKNQASAQATESIGVVVSRLETILKDKFTELTKRRQTMAQNGQLDEREKMKLIAERVAFEFIVLRQIKRAIGRTYDRSAVLSELVETSQLASSLMRKIHGTKPKTYQNTSYIQYLTKVLANKLVLVGGVNATETSNELSAARSESFNFLLQKQREVNEIVRRYKETKLSQLAEALAVETLSMSDKEDLGKQQVSNSSKKLLEDRRIREAWALAQETVSKELVQAEVSHVIMRCGQMYEQNVTSISDVCLNFDVAENVTLESWIDASQARLRQEIELSTRELSDAYEDCLRLLKRNKSTVESKYESRQLLTDYADVIAHKALIDARIGLLQENTRQLTSFPGETFVSSLIRNDDLLSSLFADDYDFQSNPILDAEYSYLYQQFSKECEDRISGKRGSKEQLKNVGQSLLSLEDDLMELSKRVREKSCENVADNSIVWPKTITVTDWSNVCDKCSQLREQIKKLSEYMNRVTCKQCEQLQETIQRITAEHKEELESLKRNQERDLMDIKGELDNQRQSLTSQYEHEAASLREKARKLEHRLNAMDSEHSAHVNELRAAYQRSMSAELDTDAETRKRYKEEIKQLRALCEKGLLAMENSHRRIISEMEEKHRQELENLRVEKEQALSEETQATLAALDAMRKAHEHEVQKEIAKFKQEFIKQMQAREDIGVLHKEHEEEMEEIKQEILSLSAKYSSKCVESAALEEKVGSLTKQLAQAQQHIMQLDVRNKQLRAHLVLETNDGAINDTMQMLRGKENDIAEPREDIHRLQQLKHGDGPRDTCGVTSKSPTLSSPHRVRSSQEPLVRASSEEQRLTSERPKSSMSTLQKSTTDKPAAFSYKLERIKSVSLPYSSNLVSRPAGSSGGVQSHDRKETAGLGQKGQERNGLASPLWDSLRPRSGLPHQYQELMRSPAVRWSSRSCRSLPPTPTPNYHHPLHPPLPAVGMVAERKKRFEL from the exons CCGGAAACGGTACCTCAAGCGAGGATCGACATGACCCGGGTGTTAGAGGTCGCCGCTGCGGAGGACATCACTGGACATCCTTACAGCCTGGCGATCACCTCGCCGGAAGGCGTTACCTTCGTGAAAGGCACGTGCCGAGAGGAAACCAGGTGGTGGGCCGACGTGCTTCAAGTCTACTCGAGGAATAAG GGTCGGCATAAACGGAATGCCACGTTCCCTGGTGGACAGACTACCATTCTTCAGGTCACTCCAACCATCAGAA GCAATACTCCGAATCCACCGAGACCGCGTTTCAACAGCTGTCGCTCGGAGCCCCGAAGCAACACGTGGATACCGGAATCGAGCGTCTCGACGGACCTCTGTCCTTCCgttttctcctcgacgccgTCCCTGGTGACGAACAGCGTGGTAACAACGGTGAGCAGCGGGAACATGAGCAACGGTGCTAGCACAGAATCCAACAACGATCGTCGAGCGAACAATTCGTCGCCTCTGAGGACCTCTGCACCCTTGGAGAACGGTGGCTCCTCTTACCTCTCCTCCGTTTCTTCGACTTCTCCAATGAACGGAAACGTGGCCAGCACTGTTTACTCCGCCACGTCGACCGCTAATATATctaccaccaccaccaacaGCTCGTCGTTAACGGAGAAGCCTCCGATCGTTCCCAACGAGGGTAGATCCAGCTACAGGGATCAACCGGCCAGCAGCGCGTCCCCTCCGACCAGGGACAAATTGAGAGCAGAGGACAAGGCCAGGCGTAGGATGAATCAGCACGGGGAACGAACGAGTATCGGCAGCGGGACCGCCTGTTCCAGCGAGAAACTAG ACGACGACGCCTGTCGAAGAATACTTTTGGAGcacgagagggaaagagaaggaaaactGCGAGACATCGCGGCTTCTTTGACCCAGCCACGCGCGAGGAGGATCAAGCCTAGAACTTCCGAGCCGACCAGAGACGTGGTTGACGCAGCAAACGCAGCTTACCAGGATAAATTc ATCAGAGGAGATCCCGATGGATGCGGCCTAGATATTTCAGGTATCAGGTACTCTCCTACCTCTGAATTAAGGGTAGATTTACCCGCAGAGGATTTGTTGAACATCAAGAAAGGCTGGTTGATGAAGCAGGCGCTGAGCAAG GAATGGAACAAGCACTGGTTCGTATTGCGAGGCTGCGGTCTCATGTACTACCGGGATCCTTGCGCGGAAGATAAGGGTATCATGGACGGCGTGATAGATCTGAATACCGTTACCGCCGTTACGCCCCTTCAGGTCGCAAGAAATTATGGATTCCAGACTGTG GCGTGGGACGATCGAGGGTCTACCGTGCTGTCCGCGGTGACGGCTGGTATACGAGATAGCTGGATGACGGCTATTCGAAGGGCTGCCAATTTGCCTGATCCGGATAGTAACGTTGATTCCCTAACGGTTTGTCAGGACAGTCAACAGGATAACACTCCGCAGTCACCGACCGC ATCCATCACAGATCGCGAGAGGGACTCGGTCGTACCCTCGACCTCCGTCACGCCTCGTTCCGTTCTATTTTCCTCCGACGAGGAGTACAGAACGGCGTCAGAGGGTGGTAGAAGAGAGTCGGGCGACTGGTCGGAAGTGGCCGTTTCGCCGCCGTTAGTGAGGAACGGTGACTGGGCCAACGGATTAAAGAGTTCCAGCTGGTCGGATTCCGCGAACCACGAATGGTCGGAGCTGCCTCCGTCGCCACCTTTGACGAGAACCGCGTTGTCGCGGGTGAAAGCAAGATCCAGATCGAGTTCGAGGTCCAGGGTGTACAAGAGAAGTCGCAGCTCTCCACCGAGTTCCAGGAGAAGCACCTTGGACAGCGTGAGGTCGGAGGACCTGATGATGGCTTGCTGCGAACTCGGAGAAGACGAGGAGCAGAGCAACGGTCATCTGCAGAGCAACAGCTGTCTGTCGAGCGGCAACGAGAATCCTTTGATCGTCGAACTGTTGGAGAACCAGGTGTCTTTGCTACGCGGTCAGCTTGATCAGAATGAATCGCACCCAAGCACGCTACTAGTCATTATCGAGCGTCAGGAGAACGAGATCGAGAGTCTAAAATCGCAGTTGAACGCCGCGCGAGCCGACGTCGCGAACGCCGAGAAAGAGTTGTCCAGGTTGAGGCAACAGAAGGCTGAGGCCTCCATCAGGGAGAAACAGGTGGAGGAATTGTTAGGCACGATTCAGAGGACGGAACAGCAGAGGAACAAGGACATGGACGATCTggagaagatgaagaagataTACAACAGGGATAAAGAGGTGCTAGAGTGCAAGTTATTGGAGACGGAAGCAATCCTCAGGGAGACCAGCGAACGGTGTGAAATGCTGACGAAAGAACTCGCGTCCAGTCACAGGACCGTCGAGCATCTGCAGACTGAGATTGCTTCCTTGAGCAACAGACTGTCGCAAG gAATCGAGGAGAACGATCGTTTGTACACCAAGGTCAGAGAATTGGAAGAGAAGGGAGGACTATCAGCTTCGAGAGAACGAGGAAGAAGCTTCGATTCGCTCAGCGACTTGACGAACATCGAGCTGGATCTGGACTTGAATTCGTTGGATAAAGAAAG GATTATGGAAGAGTACGAGGAGCTTCGAAGTCGTTTCGAGAAGGCTATCCAAGAGATCCGGGCGATGCGCAAGGAACTTCGGGAAGCGCACGCGATGCAGGACGCATTGGAGCTGGAGATCTTTGCGCACAAACAGGACGCGATCAGCGTGAACGAGACGAATCAAGCTCAGATGCAGCTGATGGCAGCGAGGATTCAAGATCTGACGAATAAACTAGCCGCCAGTGAGAAGCAAGTGAGAACGCTGAAGCAGAAGCTGACGAAAGCCGAGAGCAGAGACAAGAGGAGATCGTTGTCGTTGAAGGGTCGCGAGTCCTTTCAGATCTCTCAAGAGATGGAGGACAAGCTGGTGGATCTGGAGAACAAAATCTGCGCGATCGAACGTGGTAAGAGCATCGTTGGCACGCCCGTGTCGACCGGTAGCAGCTCGAAGGAATCGAGTCCTAATccaaagaaagagaagaggagggACACCAAGAACCTGGATCGTAGCAGGCTACGAAGAAAGTCGTTGGATAGCGCGACCAGTTCTGAACCAATGAAAGTGTTGATCAGATTGAGCACGTTGGAAACGAAGGTGGCAAACGTGACGGAGAACATGGCCAGCGACGCGGAGAAGGATTCCAGCGAGTGCAGCGAAGTGAGCGGGTCGTCTACCAGCGAGGTATCGTTGGAGATCATCGCGAGGCTGAGGAAATTAGAGCGAGTAGTGTCAAAGTCGAAGAGGAGGCTGGAGAAGTGTTTAGGTTCGACGCAGGCGGAGGACAAAGCGGAAAAGTGTTTGCGCGAGGTGAACGACATCCTGGACTCGTGTTTAGAATGTAAGAAAAATCAAGCTAGCGCTCAAGCGACCGAGTCAATAGGCGTAGTGGTATCTAGACTAGAGACTATACTTAAAGATAAATTCACCGAACTCACGAAGAGGCGGCAGACGATGGCGCAGAACGGTCAGCTGGACGAGAGAGAGAAGATGAAGCTGATCGCCGAGAGGGTGGCGTTCGAGTTTATCGTTCTGAGGCAGATCAAACGAGCGATCGGTCGTACGTACGATAGGAGTGCCGTTCTCAGTGAATTGGTCGAAACTAGTCAGCTTGCCTCAAGCTTAATGCGTAAGATTCACGGAACTAAGCCCAAAACGTACCAAAACACCAGTTACATTCAGTATCTTACTAAAGTGTTAGCGAATAAGTTAGTACTAGTAGGCGGCGTGAACGCGACAGAAACGTCGAACGAACTTTCCGCTGCTCGTAGCGAGAGTTTCAACTTCTTGCTGCAGAAGCAACGCGAGGTGAACGAGATCGTGCGGCGATACAAAGAGACGAAACTTAGCCAGCTCGCCGAGGCTCTGGCTGTTGAAACGTTGAGCATGTCCGACAAGGAGGATCTCGGGAAACAACAGGTGAgcaattcgagtaaaaagttACTGGAAGATCGACGGATTCGCGAGGCTTGGGCATTGGCCCAAGAGACGGTTAGCAAGGAGCTCGTTCAGGCGGAAGTGTCGCACGTGATCATGCGTTGCGGTCAGATGTACGAGCAGAACGTCACCAGCATCAGCGACGTTTGCCTGAATTTCGACGTTGCGGAAAACGTCACGTTGGAGTCTTGGATAGACGCGAGCCAAGCGAGATTGCGACAAGAAATCGAGCTTTCCACCCGCGAACTATCGGACGCGTACGAAGATTGTCTTCGCTTGTTGAAGAGGAACAAGTCGACGGTAGAAAGCAAGTACGAATCGCGACAGTTGTTGACGGACTACGCGGACGTGATCGCGCACAAAGCTTTAATCGATGCCAGAATCGGCCTTCTTCAGGAGAACACCAGACAATTGACAAGCTTCCCTGGGGAGACTTTCGTATCTAGTCTAATCCGAAACGACGACCTTCTTTCCTCTCTGTTCGCGGACGATTACGATTTCCAAAGCAATCCGATTCTCGACGCCGAGTACAGTTACCTTTATCAACAATTTAGCAAGGAGTGCGAGGATAGGATATCCGGCAAGCGTGGCTCGAAGGAACAGCTGAAGAACGTCGGTCAGAGTTTGCTCAGCTTGGAGGATGATCTGATGGAGCTGAGCAAACGCGTACGAGAGAAATCGTGCGAGAACGTTGCCGATAACAGCATCGTTTGGCCAAAAACGATCACCGTCACCGATTGGTCGAACGTCTGCGACAAGTGTTCGCAGTTGCGCGAGCAAATCAAGAAGCTAAGCGAGTACATGAATCGCGTTACTTGCAAACAGTGCGAGCAGTTGCAAGAGACCATTCAGAGGATAACCGCGGAGCACAAGGAGGAACTGGAGAGCCTGAAGCGCAACCAGGAACGGGATCTGATGGACATTAAGGGAGAGCTAGACAACCAGAGGCAATCTTTAACGTCCCAATACGAGCATGAGGCTGCCAGTCTCCGAGAGAAGGCGAGAAAATTGGAACACCGATTGAACGCCATGGATTCCGAGCATTCCGCTCACGTGAACGAACTGAGGGCCGCCTATCAGAGATCCATGAGCGCGGAACTGGACACCGATGCGGAGACGAGAAAGAGATACAAGGAGGAGATCAAACAGCTGCGAGCCCTTTGCGAGAAAGGTTTGCTGGCGATGGAGAACTCTCATAGACGGATCATCTCGGAGATGGAAGAGAAACATCGACAGGAGTTGGAGAACTTGAGGGTGGAGAAGGAACAAGCTTTATCAGAGGAGACTCAGGCTACTCTGGCGGCGTTGGATGCTATGAGAAAGGCGCACGAACACGAGGTGCAGAAGGAAATAGCCAAGTTCAAGCAGGAGTTCATCAAACAGATGCAAGCACGCGAGGACATTGGCGTGCTTCATAAGGAACACGA GGAAGAAATGGAAGAAATTAAGCAGGAGATCCTTTCGTTATCAGCTAAATATTCCTCCAAGTGTGTAGAGTCTGCAGCCTTAGAAGAAAAAGTTGGTTCTCTTACAAAACAGCTTGCCCAAGCGCAACAGCACATCATGCAACTGGACGTACGAAATAAACAACTAAGGGCTCATTTGGTGCTGGAAACGAACGATGGCGCGATCAACGACACCATGCAAATGTTAAGAGGCAAGGAGAACGATATAGCTGAACCGAGAGAGGATATCCACAGACTGCAACAATTGAAG CATGGGGACGGCCCTCGTGATACGTGCGGCGTGACATCGAAATCGCCAACGCTAAGTTCGCCGCATCGTGTACGGAGTAGTCAGGAGCCGCTGGTACGTGCGAGTAGCGAGGAGCAGAGATTGACGAGCGAACGGCCTAAAAGCTCGATGTCCACGTTGCAAAAGAGCACAACGGACAAACCGGCCGCGTTCTCCTACAAACTTGAACGCATTAAGTCGGTGTCGTTGCCTTACTCGAGTAACTTGGTTAGTAGACCGGCGGGTAGTTCCGGCGGCGTTCAGTCGCACGATAGGAAAGAGACGGCGGGCTTAGGGCAAAAGGGCCAAGAGCGTAACGGTCTGGCCTCGCCGCTGTGGGACAGCCTGAGACCAAGGAGCGGACTGCCCCATCAGTATCAAG AGCTGATGAGGTCTCCAGCAGTGAGGTGGTCCAGCAGAAGTTGTCGCAGTTTGCCTCCAACACCTACGCCTAATTACCATCACCCGCTCCACCCCCCACTGCCAGCGGTGGGCATGGTCGCCGAGAGGAAGAAGCGTTTTGAACTCTAA